Part of the Bradyrhizobium sp. AZCC 1721 genome, CTGGCCTGCGCCTCGGAGCCCGGCGAGGAATGGAAATTCTTCGAGATCGACCAGACGATGGTCGATACCGCGCGCGACCCGAAATATTTTACCTATATCCAGGTCTGCGAACCGAACATGCAGCCCGTGATCGGCGATGCGCGGCTCACCTTCGCGCGCGAGCCCGACGGCGTCTATGACCTGATCATCGTCGACGCCTATTCGTCGGATGCGATCCCGGTTCACCTGGCGACCGAAGAGGCGATGGAAATCTACAAGTCCAAGCTGGCGCCGCAGGGGGCGGTCGTGATGCACGTCTCCAACCGGCATCTGGAGTTGTCGAGCGTGGTCGTCGGCATCGCCGATGCCAACGACTTGAAGAGCTGGGTCTACAGCGAGGATTCCGGGCGCGACAGTGAATACATCTTCTCGACCTCGGTCGTGGTCTCGGCGAGGGAAGAGACTGACGTCGGCAAGCTGGCATCGTCGGAGCAATGGGCGCTGACGGAAGCCAGGGAAAACCAGCGGGTCTGGACCGACGATTATTCCAATGTGCTGGGCGCGGTATGGCGGCGGCTTAGAAAAGGCGAGGAATAGGCGAGTTGCAGCCGGGCAGGGTGCGCCTATGTTCATGGTCTGCCCTGAACCGATGGAGCGACGATGGCCAATTTCACTCCCGTATCGGCGCCGCAATCGGCGGCGCCCTGATCGGGCTTTCCGCCGTGCTGCTGATGTTGTCGACCGGCCGAATCGCCGGGATCAGCGGCATCTTCAGCGGCCTGTTGAATTTGCGCGGCGAGGACAAGGGCTGGCGTATCGCCTTCGTCGCCGGGCTCATTCTGGCGCCCATCCTCGCCGGCCTGATCGGTTACGGAATGGCGCAACCCAAGCTGCCATCGAGCTGGGCCGTCATTGTCGTGGCGGGCCTGCTGGTCGGCTTCGGTACGCGTCTCGGTGGCGGCTGCACCTCCGGCCACGGTATCTGCGGCATAGGGCGGCTGTCGCCGCGCTCCATCGCCGCCACGGTCGTCTTCATGGTGACGGCGGTCATCACCGTCGCGATCACCCGTCACGTACTGTGAGGTCAGGCCATGTGGATCATTGCTCCTCTAATTTGCGGCCTGATCTTCGGCGCGGGCCTGTTGATTTCGGGCATGGTGCAGCCGACCAAAGTCCTCGGCTTCCTCGATATCTTCGGCGCGTGGGATCCGAGTCTCGCGGTGGTGATGGCCGCGGCGCTGGCTGTGTCGATACCCGGCTTCATGCTGGCTGACGGCCGTGCGCGGCCGTGGTTTACCGGGCAATATTTTCGGCCGGGCAAATCGGGAATCGATCTGCCGCTGGTTGCAGGCGCCGGGCTGTTTGGAATCGGCTGGGGCCTCGTTGGGTTGTGCCCGGGGCCGGCGCTGGAAAGCCTGGCGACGTTGTCGCCCGGAATCATCGTCTTCGTCGCCGCAATGGCCGCAGGGATGATTGCTCACGACGCTTGGCAACAGTCACGGCTGACCGCGCAACGCGACCGGCAGCTTGCGAGCGCGACGGACGGCTGAGAGATCGCTGCGGCCGTACATCCTGCGACCGCAGTGAAGTCGCCGGCTAATCCTGATAGCTGAACAGCCCGCGCTGCTGATAGTAAGGCCGCGGCTGATAGTAGCCTTGGGGCGCGGGCGCATAGCCGCGGTTGTCGTAATATTGCTGTTGCTGCTGATAGGCCTGGGTGTCGTAGACGCGGCGGCCGGGCGCGGGATATCGCGCTTCGTTGGAAGAACCATCGGCCGGATAGATATAGCCGTCGTCGGCCCGCGCCACGGGTGCGACGCGCTGCTGCTGCGGCGTGATCACGACGGGGTCGCCGGCTGCGGAGTCGTATTGCTGTTCATATTGCGGCTGCGGGGCGCGGCGCGCGACGGCCGTATTGCCGCGACGCGGATTGCGCGCCAGCGCCACCTGGGATGAGCCGGTCAATGTCACCGTGGTGTTGAGAACGCCTTCCTGCTTCACCAGATCCCACAGCTTCGCGGCATTCTCGCGCGACAGCCGTACGCAGCCATGCGAGGCCGGGCTGCCGAGACGGCTCACTGAATCGGTGCCGTGAATGGCGTGACCGATCTTCGTGAAGAAGATCGAGTGCGGCATCGGCGCCTCGTCGAATTCCTTGGAGTAATGGTCCTCTTCCATCCGGAAGGCGCGGAAGCTGCCGCTCGGTGTTTCATAGGAGGGAAGACCCGAAGACACCGGCCAGCGGTAACGCTCGACACCGTCGACGGCGACGGTCATCTGCTGGTTGTCCTTGTCGACTGTTATGGCGACTTTGGCTTGGGCGGTGCCCGAGGCGAACAGCGTCAGGGCGGTGACGGCAATGAGGAAGGAACGCATTTTACCTTTGGCCTCCAGGCCCCTGATGAAGCGCCGGCTCTCCGTCCCCGGCATCCAATATGCCCGGAAACCGGCACTGGTTCCAGTGGCCTGCGTCCGCAATCGTTAACGCGTCCCGCGGCGCAAACAAGGCGTCACGGCGGCGCAATCGGCGGCAAAGTGCTGACATTTTCGCGAGCGGCCGCGCGCTGCGCGTCTTGTCATCGACAGAGTTGGAGGCCGTCATTCCGGGATGGTCCGTTAGGACCAGACCTCAGGTGCGCAATTGCGCACCGGGGAATCTTGAGATTCCGGGTTCGGCTCTGCGAGCCGCCCCGGAATGACGTTGCGTGTCAATTCTTGAGCCGGTACCCGGTCCTGAAGATCCACCACACCAGCACCATGCAGATGGCGAGGAAGGCGAGCGTCATGCCGAGGCTCAAGGCCACACTGACGTCGGCGATCTCGTAAAAGCTCCAGCGGAAGCCCGAGATCAGGTAGACGACCGGATTGAGCAGCGTGATGGTGCGCCAGCCCGACGGCAGCATGTCGACCGAGTAGAAGCTGCCGCCGAGAAAGGTCAGCGGCGTCACCACCAGCATCGGGATCATCTGCAGCTTCTCGAACCCATCGGCCCAGATGCCGATGATGAAGCCGAACAGGCTAAACGTCACCGCCGTCAGCACCAGGAAGGCGAGCATCCACAGGGGATGTTGGATGTGCAGCGGCACGAACAGCGCGGCGGTCGCCATGATGATCAAGCCGAGGATGATGGATTTGGTCGCGGCCGCGCCGACATAGCCGATCACGATTTCGATATAGGAAACTGGCGCCGACAATATCTCGTAGATGGTGCCGACGAACTTCGGAAAATAAATTCCGAACGAGGCGTTGGCGATGCTCTGGGTCAGTACCGACAGCATGACGAGGCCCGGCACGATGAAAGTGCCGTAGCTGACGCCCTCGACCTCGGTGATGCGTGAGCCGATCGCGGCGCCGAACACCACGAAATAAAGCGAGGTGGAAACCACGGGCGAGACGATGCTCTGCAGCAGCGTGCGCCAGGTGCGCGCCATTTCGAACAGATAGATGGCGCGGATCGCACGGTAATTCATGGCGCCCTCACCAGGCTGACGAAGATGTCT contains:
- a CDS encoding ABC transporter permease, translating into MNYRAIRAIYLFEMARTWRTLLQSIVSPVVSTSLYFVVFGAAIGSRITEVEGVSYGTFIVPGLVMLSVLTQSIANASFGIYFPKFVGTIYEILSAPVSYIEIVIGYVGAAATKSIILGLIIMATAALFVPLHIQHPLWMLAFLVLTAVTFSLFGFIIGIWADGFEKLQMIPMLVVTPLTFLGGSFYSVDMLPSGWRTITLLNPVVYLISGFRWSFYEIADVSVALSLGMTLAFLAICMVLVWWIFRTGYRLKN
- a CDS encoding DUF6691 family protein, producing MWIIAPLICGLIFGAGLLISGMVQPTKVLGFLDIFGAWDPSLAVVMAAALAVSIPGFMLADGRARPWFTGQYFRPGKSGIDLPLVAGAGLFGIGWGLVGLCPGPALESLATLSPGIIVFVAAMAAGMIAHDAWQQSRLTAQRDRQLASATDG
- a CDS encoding L,D-transpeptidase, with amino-acid sequence MRSFLIAVTALTLFASGTAQAKVAITVDKDNQQMTVAVDGVERYRWPVSSGLPSYETPSGSFRAFRMEEDHYSKEFDEAPMPHSIFFTKIGHAIHGTDSVSRLGSPASHGCVRLSRENAAKLWDLVKQEGVLNTTVTLTGSSQVALARNPRRGNTAVARRAPQPQYEQQYDSAAGDPVVITPQQQRVAPVARADDGYIYPADGSSNEARYPAPGRRVYDTQAYQQQQQYYDNRGYAPAPQGYYQPRPYYQQRGLFSYQD